In Lineus longissimus chromosome 7, tnLinLong1.2, whole genome shotgun sequence, a genomic segment contains:
- the LOC135491617 gene encoding uncharacterized protein LOC135491617 has translation MAPVSDVMGDGTKDDEISQEEIDDFLAASSDSDEEDQSDAGITVTCADSTTCLFDSVDGDPHTLQRPTANHGPATATKDAVSQEDIDAFLADDSDSDSEFTGVTNNRGNTNEKERSETGSPNSGRDAISQDDIDDFLADCTDTEDDVPNMDVVKPSGGQGAASAEIAVGQGARTDKLEATSTGTSAPAAAGSSVDPVEESLEEKMIRMQVEMDRMKKLLDKQQQEKLQTQEKSPATKKRVSFGQVETKRLREAETDLFSSPSESKTSKDSNQSTKNRQSKEPSPECSGMAAGHRKINAKGITKEDASKIVGPLTFYKKEEVRPADDSGSDWDDMDGEKPYLSKEGRDIKKMLSGDRRRVAHTPKYESGEIRKRKDTWMGKSSSASHQPPVRGESSQGAKTAKKEFEDSDYMKERYSGIRIINPLISNAVMKMRMEKRRMIKMSELSLTSKNYLNDCDWVTIGVLVSKSDTRKSSNVSKVTAIDARLTQMLQNPFLSSTARCWAVASSAVVSSIWVVI, from the exons ATGGCTCCAGTCAGTGATGTGATGGGGGACGGCACCAAAGACGATGAGATCTCtcaagaagaaattgatgatttccttGCAGCATCGTCAGACTCTGATGAGGAAGATCAAAGTGATG CTGGGATAACTGTGACCTGTGCGGACAGCACAACCTGCTTGTTCGACTCTGTCGATGGCGACCCACACACGCTGCAACGCCCCACTGCTAACCATGGCCCAGCAACCGCCACGAAAGATGCAGTCAGTCAAGAAGACATTGATGCATTCCTGGCTGACGATTCGGACTCGGATTCTGAATTCACAGGTGTTACGAATAATCGGGGAAACACCAACGAAAAAGAACGAAGTGAAACTGGTTCTCCCAATTCTGGCCGTGATGCGATAAGTCAGGATGACATTGATGACTTTTTAGCAGATTGCACCGACACTGAGGACGATGTGCCAAACATGGATGTGGTGAAACCTTCAGGTGGACAAGGAGCAGCCAGCGCGGAAATAGCTGTGGGTCAGGGAGCGAGGACCGATAAACTAGAGGCCACATCAACAGGGACTTCAGCCCCTGCAGCGGCTGGAAGTTCTGTGGACCCGGTGGAGGAATCTTTAGAAG AGAAGATGATCCGGATGCAAGTGGAGATGGACCGTATGAAGAAACTGTTGGATAAACAGCAGCAGGAAAAACTACAGACCCAGGAAAAATCGCCGGCCACGAAGAAGAGAGTCTCCTTTGGTCAAGTGG aaacaAAGAGACTGAGAGAAGCGGAAACTGACCTGTTCTCATCACCATCAGAATCTAAAACGTCCAAAGATTCGAATCAGTCGACAAAAAATCGTCAATCGAAAGAACCGTCACCGGAATGTTCTGGGATGGCAGCGGGTCATAGGAAGATAAATGCCAAGGGAATCACGAAAGAAGATGCATCAAAGATTGTCGGCCCGTTGACTTTTTATAAGAAGGAGGAGGTACGACCTGCTGATGATAGCGGGAGCGATTGGGATGATATGGACG GTGAGAAACCCTACCTGAGTAAGGAGGGCCGAGATATCAAGAAGATGCTGAGTGGAGACCGTCGGAGGGTTGCTCATACCCCAAAATATGAATCAGGGGAAATCAGAAAACGCAAAGACACAT GGATGGGTAAATCAAGCTCCGCATCTCACCAGCCACCTGTTAGAGGTGAAAGCAGCCAGGGAGCCAAGACAGCCAAGAAGGAATTTGAAGATTCGGATTACATGAAGGAGAGGTATTCCGGGATAAGAATCAT aaatcCGTTAATATCAAATGCTGTGATGAAGATGCGCATGGAGAAGAGGAGGATGATTAAGATGTCCGAACTTTCGCTGACGTCGAAAAACTATCTGAACGACTGTGATTGGGTTACGATTGGCGTGCTGGTGTCCAAGTCGGACACGAGAAAATCATCAAATGTTAGTAAGGTCACTGCAATCGATGCGCGCTTAACGCAGATGCTTCAAAACCCATTTTTGTCGAGCACTGCCCGGTGCTGGGCAGTGGCTAGTAGTGCTGTGGTGTCATCTATCTGGGTGGTCATTTAA